One genomic window of Monodelphis domestica isolate mMonDom1 chromosome 1, mMonDom1.pri, whole genome shotgun sequence includes the following:
- the LOC103093916 gene encoding olfactory receptor 1030-like, which produces MESPNLTSVTEFILLGLSSRPELQVHLFLLFLMIYLMILLGNLLIVLLILRDSRLHTPMYFFLINLSILEVCYTSCVFPQMLVHFFAERKSISYSCCVIQVYTFLSFGIAECYILSVMAYDRYVAIRDPLRYTVIMNWGVCGRLAAASWLGGFMASTVATVTTFQLSFCWDNVINHFLCEMPALLHLSCSDTNHAELIMQVLCIFTLLSPVTFIILSYTQIIIAVLRIRSAQGRRKAFSTCSSHLLIVTLFFGTVISLYMNPHSLSTPEYNKIVSVFYIAFTPTLNPLIYSLRNKDVKMALRRLLGKPEDA; this is translated from the coding sequence ATGGAGAGCCCCAACCTCACCTCAGTGACCGAGTTCATCCTCCTTGGCCTCTCCAGTCGGCCTGAGCTCCAGGTgcatctcttcctcctcttcctcatgaTCTACCTGATGATCTTGCTGGGGAACCTGCTCATTGTGTTGCTGATATTGAGGGATTCACGCCTCCATACACCTATGTACTTCTTCCTCATTAATTTATCCATTCTAGAGGTTTGTTACACATCCTGTGTGTTTCCACAGATGCTGGTACACTTCTTTGCAGAGAGAAAGTCCATCTCTTATTCCTGCTGTGTCATACAGGTCTACACATTCTTGTCCTTTGGCATTGCAGAGTGCTATATCCTATCAGTGATGGCCTATGACCGCTATGTTGCCATTCGAGACCCCTTAAGGTACACAGTCATAATGAACTGGGGTGTATGTGGGAGGCTGGCTGCTGCATCATGGTTGGGTGGCTTTATGGCATCCACAGTAGCTACAGTGACCACATTTCAGCTCTCATTCTGTTGGGATAATGTTATCAATCATTTTTTGTGTGAAATGCCTGCCCTACTGCACCTCTCATGTAGTGACACAAACCATGCAGAGTTGATCATGCAAGTCCTCTGTATATTTACCCTTTTGTCCCCTGTCACATTCATCATCCTTTCCTATACACAGATCATCATTGCTGTCCTTCGAATTCGCTCTGCTCAGGGGCGCAGAAAAGCTTTTTCTACTTGCTCTTCCCACCTTCTGATTGTCACTCTATTTTTTGGGACTGTAATATCTCTTTACATGAATCCTCATTCTCTATCCACTCCAGAATACAATAAGATTGTTTCTGTATTTTATATAGCTTTCACACCTACCCTCAACCCTCTTATCTATAGCCTGAGGAATAAGGATGTGAAGATGGCTCTGAGAAGACTTTTGGGGAAACCTGAAGATGCTTAA